The Nitrospira tepida genome includes a window with the following:
- a CDS encoding response regulator: MPRVLVADDSIAVRKVAERLLKEAGLNVTLAANAEEAITLLEHDPPDIVVSDVIMPDKSGYEVCGYVRSHSKFAAIPVLLISGIVNDDVTKQAESCRADGVLKKPFQGTSLQDRVSALLHKRQPAAPPAPAPAPPSAPADLKPTESARAASAAPAQHIADHELDSYRLAASRLKEIEHELAQERARSSTLAHELEEATRQQAQAGSLEDQLRAERDHVAQLMQRASDLELEAKRGQEAEVALAAERERIAQLTTALSEAQAAAQSEAQHAQEIAQALEEHRVRVAELTQALAGARETAQKVQELEATLVAERAAQAELVKQMTELEQKATRLAEVESDLQEASAERDGLRKQCAAAEAELGMRTNEATQLRDQLRAAHAALADARQHIEQVDADLANAKPQASRVPELEQTLATVQERAEQLAAELAEAKPKADRLPDLERALAAERERNDALIRRIGEAEHAAEQSAKRLEDMARKLGEIAGLASKLGSGPGR, translated from the coding sequence ATGCCGCGTGTTTTAGTTGCAGACGACAGCATCGCGGTACGCAAGGTGGCGGAACGCCTGTTGAAGGAGGCGGGGCTGAATGTCACCCTGGCTGCCAACGCCGAAGAGGCCATCACCTTGCTGGAGCATGACCCGCCGGACATCGTGGTGTCCGACGTCATCATGCCCGATAAGAGCGGCTACGAAGTCTGCGGCTATGTCCGCTCGCACTCAAAGTTTGCGGCTATTCCCGTCCTTCTGATTTCCGGCATCGTCAATGATGACGTCACGAAGCAGGCGGAATCCTGTCGCGCGGACGGCGTGCTCAAGAAGCCGTTTCAAGGGACTTCGCTCCAGGACCGTGTCTCCGCGCTCCTGCACAAACGCCAACCAGCCGCCCCGCCTGCTCCGGCTCCGGCGCCGCCTTCTGCGCCCGCCGATCTCAAACCGACGGAATCGGCACGAGCTGCTTCCGCCGCACCGGCCCAGCACATTGCGGACCATGAGCTGGATTCTTACCGTCTGGCGGCCAGCCGCCTGAAAGAAATCGAACACGAACTCGCTCAAGAACGAGCGCGTTCCTCCACATTGGCCCACGAACTGGAGGAGGCCACACGTCAACAGGCGCAAGCCGGCTCTCTGGAAGATCAGTTGCGCGCCGAGCGTGACCATGTCGCGCAATTGATGCAACGCGCCTCCGATTTAGAATTGGAGGCCAAGCGAGGGCAGGAAGCCGAGGTGGCGCTGGCGGCCGAACGCGAACGAATCGCCCAACTGACGACCGCGTTGTCGGAAGCGCAAGCAGCGGCTCAATCGGAAGCGCAGCACGCTCAGGAGATCGCACAGGCCCTCGAAGAACACCGGGTCCGGGTGGCGGAACTGACCCAGGCCCTCGCCGGAGCGCGAGAGACCGCACAAAAAGTACAGGAGCTCGAAGCAACACTGGTGGCCGAGCGGGCGGCACAGGCTGAGTTGGTCAAGCAGATGACCGAGCTTGAACAGAAAGCGACACGTCTGGCGGAAGTTGAATCCGACCTCCAGGAGGCCAGCGCCGAACGCGACGGCCTGCGCAAACAGTGCGCCGCAGCCGAAGCCGAACTCGGCATGCGGACGAACGAAGCGACGCAACTCCGAGATCAACTGCGCGCCGCCCACGCCGCCTTGGCGGACGCCCGCCAGCACATCGAGCAGGTGGACGCCGATCTCGCCAATGCGAAACCTCAGGCCTCCCGCGTGCCGGAGTTGGAACAGACGCTGGCGACGGTCCAGGAACGCGCGGAGCAATTGGCCGCGGAACTTGCGGAAGCCAAGCCCAAGGCGGATCGTCTTCCCGACCTCGAACGCGCCCTTGCCGCGGAGCGGGAACGCAACGATGCGCTCATCCGCCGTATCGGTGAGGCAGAACATGCCGCCGAGCAATCCGCCAAGCGCTTGGAAGACATGGCCAGAAAGCTCGGAGAAATTGCGGGGCTCGCATCAAAACTGGGAAGCGGCCCCGGTCGATAA
- a CDS encoding chemotaxis protein CheW, protein MAFRQRVTTPTADSHTARFLVVRLHRTYLAIWAESVRGVFTERECDPKRDIVLLGEHYTPMNLAARFRLPDPRPTPETRIVLCSRDRWRCASPVDQVIGLTDIRREHILPLPRLFSGEERMWFRGLFLFQEAVALLVNPDWLVQEDQTGRRLANAVGS, encoded by the coding sequence ATGGCCTTTCGCCAACGTGTGACCACTCCGACCGCCGATTCCCACACCGCGCGCTTCTTGGTCGTTCGTCTTCACCGCACGTATCTGGCCATTTGGGCGGAAAGCGTTCGTGGCGTGTTCACCGAACGGGAGTGTGATCCCAAACGGGATATCGTCTTGCTCGGGGAGCACTACACGCCGATGAATTTGGCTGCACGATTCCGGTTGCCCGATCCACGACCGACCCCGGAGACCCGAATCGTGCTCTGTAGTCGGGATCGCTGGCGTTGTGCCAGCCCGGTGGATCAGGTCATCGGATTGACCGATATCCGTCGGGAGCACATTCTGCCGCTGCCCCGTCTATTCAGCGGCGAGGAACGGATGTGGTTCCGAGGACTGTTCTTGTTTCAGGAGGCGGTCGCCCTTCTGGTCAACCCCGACTGGCTTGTTCAAGAGGACCAGACAGGCCGGCGGCTTGCCAATGCGGTCGGATCGTAG
- a CDS encoding chemotaxis protein CheW gives MLKHTQPSGKPVPVAATIQLLVFRIGGHTFAARAEEVGGVQPWPMTMPVPSSSRFLTAIARRHDEVLPVYDLAGQLSLSIRDSAPLALLVKHALGPLIVRIDSEIPSLETVGADMIRPASGLYPGVRQVCRLTHLEVPMLSLRTLGTTQESVTA, from the coding sequence ATGCTCAAACATACCCAGCCATCGGGCAAGCCCGTTCCGGTCGCCGCCACCATCCAACTTCTGGTGTTCCGGATCGGAGGACACACCTTCGCCGCCCGAGCGGAGGAGGTCGGCGGGGTCCAACCTTGGCCGATGACGATGCCGGTTCCCAGTTCCTCGCGATTCCTCACCGCCATCGCCCGCCGGCACGATGAAGTCCTGCCCGTCTACGACTTGGCCGGACAGCTTTCCCTTTCAATTCGGGACTCAGCTCCCTTGGCCCTTTTGGTTAAACATGCACTGGGTCCGCTGATCGTACGAATTGATTCTGAAATTCCTTCGCTGGAAACGGTCGGGGCTGATATGATTCGGCCTGCGTCCGGACTCTATCCCGGGGTGAGGCAGGTTTGTCGACTGACCCACCTCGAGGTCCCGATGCTGTCGCTTCGGACGCTTGGGACGACACAGGAGAGTGTGACCGCATGA
- a CDS encoding HD-GYP domain-containing protein, with translation MADHQAMINQQADADGWYQAATRELSRLSRTVRLQDPLDLTKLADIAKGMTTSLDRSEALVVQALSAPLGDRLIANLVHVGILAARIGLGLGYNGRQLEQLTLAGLLHDIGIFSVPPSLIQKPGKLTPQERAVLEQHPEAGFKTITRLGPDYDWLATVVRQAHERWSGQGYPQRLKGSQIHPFAQVIGLADVFEALVSPRPYRRRMLPHEAMRELLRHERGAFSRTVLKALVEQLSVYPLGTKVRLSSGDEGFVIRLNPRFPMRPVVQIGDEDSGSELTTVIDLSSTPDLCILDAVAPPEPHYLSRSPDKPSPILSEEEPQSFSDRFSALLEGLDEIASTIQQVVESQGESPESGSSSVP, from the coding sequence ATGGCAGACCATCAGGCGATGATCAATCAACAGGCCGACGCAGACGGCTGGTATCAAGCGGCGACACGGGAACTGTCCCGCCTCAGCCGGACAGTCCGATTGCAGGACCCGCTGGATCTCACCAAGTTGGCGGACATCGCGAAAGGCATGACCACATCGCTCGACCGATCGGAGGCTCTCGTCGTCCAGGCGCTGTCGGCCCCGTTGGGAGACCGGTTGATCGCCAATCTCGTGCACGTGGGCATCCTGGCCGCACGAATCGGTTTAGGTCTCGGCTACAACGGCCGCCAATTGGAGCAACTCACCCTCGCGGGCCTTCTGCACGACATCGGCATCTTTTCGGTGCCGCCGTCGCTGATTCAAAAACCCGGCAAACTGACGCCGCAGGAACGAGCCGTCCTGGAACAGCATCCCGAGGCCGGCTTCAAGACGATCACGCGACTGGGGCCGGACTATGACTGGTTGGCGACCGTGGTGCGCCAGGCGCATGAACGATGGTCCGGCCAGGGGTATCCGCAGCGGCTCAAAGGCAGCCAGATTCATCCCTTCGCCCAGGTGATCGGGTTGGCGGACGTGTTTGAAGCGTTGGTCAGCCCGCGACCCTATCGCCGCCGCATGCTTCCGCACGAAGCCATGCGTGAACTGTTGCGGCACGAGCGAGGCGCCTTCTCGCGGACGGTCCTCAAGGCGCTCGTCGAACAACTGTCCGTCTATCCCCTGGGAACCAAGGTCCGCCTGAGTTCAGGGGATGAGGGGTTCGTCATCCGCCTCAATCCACGGTTTCCCATGAGACCCGTCGTCCAGATCGGCGATGAAGACTCGGGAAGCGAGCTCACGACCGTGATCGACCTAAGCTCAACGCCGGACCTGTGTATTCTGGATGCCGTCGCCCCGCCGGAACCTCACTACCTGTCGCGTTCGCCGGACAAACCTTCACCGATTCTTTCCGAAGAGGAACCCCAATCCTTTTCCGATCGCTTCTCGGCTCTGCTGGAAGGGCTTGATGAGATCGCCTCCACTATTCAACAGGTGGTGGAGTCTCAAGGAGAATCCCCGGAATCCGGCTCTTCGTCTGTCCCATAA
- a CDS encoding acyl carrier protein encodes MVEASVQTRILQALAAYLKRDPGGIPSDAHLRDDLGLDSMATIELLYRVEEAFDIQIPDQDLQGLVTVADVVHYVDRRLAPPASVEPRAAKAKLKPKPKSRPTRVAAKRKRG; translated from the coding sequence ATGGTCGAGGCATCCGTCCAGACACGCATCCTCCAAGCGCTGGCAGCCTATCTGAAACGCGATCCCGGCGGGATTCCGTCCGACGCCCATCTTCGCGACGATTTGGGATTGGATTCCATGGCCACGATCGAGCTGCTCTATCGGGTGGAGGAGGCGTTCGATATCCAGATTCCCGATCAGGACCTGCAAGGCCTCGTCACGGTGGCGGACGTCGTCCACTACGTGGACCGGCGGCTCGCCCCGCCGGCGTCGGTCGAGCCCCGTGCCGCGAAAGCCAAACTGAAGCCCAAACCGAAATCCCGGCCGACCCGAGTCGCAGCGAAGAGGAAACGAGGCTAG
- a CDS encoding Hpt domain-containing protein: protein MAEPAVAGDEFQRELLELFAAEAYEWLAQIQQALARFQASLDPSVRSDALDVIARGITSLGGSAATIDLPAIQELVFSLLPLLEQLRGADSMGASETLAKLRDSLANITELVASNTGIPATVTFEAQQPGLRHAKELLHALHTLRRTQMRTAPAPRSVIDSVIRLVQQDLERGYSQVDPPTLVAQVDEVCRDHDDFVRRVQSALPFLSAAVAALKSMSRQPASNRPVDRTTECLQTVDQLVDQARQRDAVPLLHFFQGLSSFIKIATERRLAISAQRFGAVETRLAALGATAQAWLEAEREERTAIVELLAA, encoded by the coding sequence ATGGCAGAACCGGCGGTCGCAGGCGATGAGTTTCAGCGCGAACTCCTTGAACTTTTCGCCGCCGAAGCCTACGAGTGGCTCGCGCAGATTCAACAGGCGCTCGCCCGCTTCCAAGCTTCCCTGGATCCCTCCGTGAGGTCCGACGCCTTGGACGTCATCGCCCGCGGAATTACCAGCCTGGGAGGGTCCGCAGCCACAATCGATCTTCCGGCCATCCAGGAACTGGTGTTCAGTCTTCTGCCATTGCTGGAGCAGCTCCGCGGAGCGGACTCGATGGGCGCCAGCGAGACGCTCGCCAAGCTACGCGACTCGCTCGCCAACATCACGGAACTGGTGGCGTCCAATACCGGCATCCCCGCGACCGTCACCTTTGAAGCGCAGCAGCCGGGCCTGCGCCACGCCAAAGAGTTGCTGCACGCGCTCCATACGCTGCGCCGGACGCAGATGCGCACAGCGCCTGCTCCCCGTTCCGTGATAGACAGCGTGATCCGACTGGTGCAGCAGGACCTGGAGCGGGGATACTCCCAAGTGGATCCGCCGACCCTCGTCGCGCAAGTGGACGAGGTCTGTCGCGATCATGACGATTTTGTCCGCCGGGTACAGTCCGCGCTTCCATTCCTGAGTGCAGCCGTGGCGGCCTTGAAATCCATGTCCCGCCAGCCGGCCTCGAACCGTCCTGTTGATCGGACTACGGAATGTCTCCAGACGGTGGATCAGCTTGTGGATCAAGCACGGCAACGCGACGCCGTGCCATTGCTGCATTTCTTTCAGGGCCTGTCCTCGTTCATCAAGATTGCAACCGAGCGCCGGTTGGCGATATCTGCCCAGCGGTTCGGAGCGGTGGAGACTCGCTTGGCCGCCCTGGGAGCAACCGCCCAGGCATGGCTCGAAGCCGAGCGAGAGGAACGAACGGCGATCGTCGAACTCCTAGCGGCCTGA
- a CDS encoding ExeA family protein, whose product MAYEQFWGLQTRPFDNVPDPRFYFPSAKHETARQRMLYGIEARKGALLLTGAIGSGKTLLSRALVLALHPSRYDMALVTNPALPVVEFLAEIAYQFGLSPEGSKRELMHRLHDRFLQNHQQGMTTVLIVDEAQSITEDRIFEELRLLLNFQLNHQCLVTLLLMGQPELADRVRGILQLDQRIALRCHLLPFDEEETRAYITARLRSAGTSRDLFSKDAQSEIHRQSGGVCRVINSICDLCLLLGSLDAVDCITPLLVEQALKVL is encoded by the coding sequence ATGGCCTATGAGCAGTTCTGGGGCTTGCAGACTCGACCGTTCGACAATGTTCCCGATCCGAGGTTTTACTTTCCATCCGCGAAGCACGAGACCGCCCGCCAGCGCATGCTCTATGGAATCGAGGCGCGAAAGGGAGCCCTGTTGTTGACGGGCGCCATCGGATCGGGAAAAACCCTGCTGAGCCGGGCGCTCGTCCTCGCCCTTCATCCGTCCCGCTACGACATGGCGCTCGTGACCAACCCGGCGCTGCCCGTCGTGGAATTTCTGGCGGAGATTGCGTATCAGTTCGGCCTGAGTCCTGAAGGCAGCAAGCGGGAACTGATGCACCGACTGCATGACCGGTTCCTCCAGAACCATCAACAAGGTATGACCACGGTGTTGATCGTCGACGAAGCCCAAAGCATCACGGAAGACCGCATTTTCGAAGAACTGCGGCTCCTCCTGAACTTTCAGTTGAACCATCAATGTCTCGTGACGCTGCTGCTGATGGGCCAACCGGAATTGGCCGACCGGGTGCGCGGCATCCTGCAACTGGATCAACGCATTGCGCTGCGCTGCCACCTGCTGCCGTTCGACGAAGAGGAGACGCGGGCCTATATCACCGCCAGACTCCGATCTGCGGGAACGTCCCGCGACCTGTTTTCCAAGGATGCCCAGTCCGAGATTCACCGGCAGTCCGGCGGCGTGTGCCGCGTGATCAATTCCATCTGCGATCTCTGTTTGTTGCTCGGATCTCTGGACGCGGTGGATTGCATCACACCGCTCCTGGTCGAGCAGGCGCTGAAGGTATTGTAA
- a CDS encoding hybrid sensor histidine kinase/response regulator: MGNEFDKNQLVDIFVAESSDAVSSMQAALNPADQSLPSPQVAQEQKALAHRTKGAALLYEFPTLGKLCDMLEHLFERATEFSSSDWPRVVGTLRALVDAAQVQINAIAHSHQEQDDSLTAVKAEYAEALMLLKAAQEPQQAELPDASYLMPAIDDEVMSYFLPEMEEHLGRIQAHLEHLSANPDDPDRMHQLFRSVHTVKGSAHTVGFTVIGDVALPLEERLGETRDDRSAISASLLELTAETMRVVRRLLARDTAQLDSLQRDVPALLSRLQASRPASVLQPDGGRQVPSSTPISVPSTTVAPLETGTVVEPAHHPDELTAEYLCPVLDPEVLSYFVPEAQEHLDALEALLLKLEKAPHSMDLIHQLFRSAHTLKGSALTVGFTCIGDLVHYVEDLMGALREGRMKLLAGMTDLILRSIDVVRLLMRRDPSTLPQVRERFRAVAKELQAFASPSAAGAVAPAQASPPAERASPAAQEAREAPQSEESSGSQGHDVIRVNRERLERLLNLVGELVIGRGRLEQRLLVLEHLSNQVQSFKGKMLETVRSFEEKHSFTLPTATPSAGPPSSPAHVPGLQDFGALEFDKYDDFNILARRISEVTADVTEAMAQLSGSIRQAREDMSQLQHLTLGMRDEIARARMVAIGTPFTRFRRAVREMARATGKEVTLVTSGEHTEVDTGIVERLVEPLVHLVRNAVYHGIEPAGVRVAQCKPAVGTVYLHAAHRGNAVVIEVEDDGAGIDTDKVKAKAVAKGLVSAALAKTMPDSEAMKLIFLPGFSTADEVGDQAGRGVGLDAVKKVIESMNGFVEIETAKGVGTKFTLSLPLTLLIATALIVRAGTQRYAIPLPSVREVTIPTDNTLQRIASDWVLHAGNEAIPVQSLTHALSGIPAEVPELSPIVIVRAPTGSLGLAVDELLGRQEIVVKSLGSLKVLERSSFGGASIDPEGRVILVVDVTRLGQGDRVAALSAVEAADPPQLSDQGSLSGAAAQEEAPTGPAILLIDDSLSIRKFVARMLENAGYAVDTAVDGEDGLRKAAANRYRLVITDLEMPKLNGYEVIQALRGRAQSQTLPIVVMTTRAGDKHRQLALNIGASGYIAKPVEERALIAEVERWLQLPQSMRT; the protein is encoded by the coding sequence ATGGGCAACGAGTTCGATAAAAATCAACTCGTCGACATCTTTGTCGCCGAATCCAGCGATGCCGTCTCCAGCATGCAGGCGGCGCTGAATCCCGCCGACCAGTCGCTGCCCAGCCCTCAGGTGGCCCAGGAACAGAAGGCCCTGGCTCACCGTACGAAGGGGGCGGCGCTCCTCTATGAGTTTCCCACACTCGGCAAGCTGTGCGACATGCTGGAGCACCTCTTTGAGCGGGCCACCGAGTTCTCCAGTTCGGACTGGCCGCGCGTCGTGGGGACGCTTCGTGCGTTGGTGGATGCCGCGCAGGTGCAGATCAACGCCATCGCCCATAGCCACCAGGAGCAGGATGATTCGTTGACGGCCGTCAAGGCCGAGTACGCCGAAGCCCTGATGTTGCTGAAAGCGGCTCAGGAGCCTCAGCAGGCTGAGTTACCAGACGCCTCGTATCTCATGCCGGCCATTGACGATGAGGTCATGTCCTACTTTCTTCCCGAGATGGAAGAACACTTGGGTAGAATTCAGGCGCATCTGGAGCATCTGTCCGCCAACCCCGACGACCCTGATCGTATGCATCAGTTGTTCCGGTCGGTCCACACCGTCAAAGGGTCCGCACACACGGTCGGATTCACGGTCATTGGAGATGTCGCCCTTCCACTTGAAGAGCGGTTGGGCGAAACCCGAGACGATCGCAGCGCGATTTCCGCGTCCTTGTTGGAATTGACCGCGGAAACCATGCGCGTGGTCCGCCGGCTGCTCGCCAGAGACACCGCACAGCTTGATTCACTCCAACGGGACGTGCCGGCGCTCCTGTCGAGACTTCAGGCGTCCCGACCGGCAAGCGTCCTGCAGCCCGACGGAGGACGGCAGGTCCCGTCTTCGACGCCCATATCGGTTCCCAGCACCACGGTCGCCCCGCTTGAGACCGGCACTGTTGTCGAGCCGGCCCACCATCCGGATGAGCTCACGGCCGAATACCTCTGTCCTGTACTCGACCCAGAGGTGCTTTCCTATTTTGTTCCCGAAGCCCAGGAACATCTCGATGCGCTCGAAGCCTTGCTGTTGAAGCTTGAGAAGGCGCCGCACAGCATGGACTTGATCCATCAGTTGTTCCGAAGCGCCCACACCCTCAAGGGGTCGGCACTCACGGTGGGCTTTACCTGCATTGGCGATCTTGTCCATTATGTGGAAGATCTCATGGGCGCGTTGCGCGAGGGGCGCATGAAGCTCCTCGCCGGGATGACGGACCTCATTCTGCGATCCATTGACGTCGTCCGGCTCCTCATGCGTCGCGATCCTTCGACGTTGCCGCAAGTCCGCGAACGCTTCCGCGCCGTCGCCAAAGAACTGCAGGCGTTTGCGAGCCCTAGCGCTGCGGGAGCGGTGGCACCGGCGCAGGCCTCGCCTCCGGCCGAGCGGGCCTCGCCAGCGGCTCAGGAGGCGCGCGAGGCGCCGCAGTCGGAAGAGTCCTCCGGATCACAGGGACACGACGTCATTCGCGTCAATCGCGAACGGTTGGAGCGGCTGCTGAACCTGGTTGGTGAGTTGGTGATTGGACGGGGACGCCTTGAACAGCGGTTGCTCGTCCTCGAGCATCTGTCGAATCAGGTCCAGTCGTTCAAAGGCAAGATGCTCGAAACGGTCAGGAGCTTCGAGGAAAAGCACTCCTTCACCCTTCCGACCGCCACCCCTTCTGCCGGCCCTCCGTCAAGTCCCGCTCACGTCCCCGGCCTGCAGGACTTTGGCGCGTTGGAATTCGATAAATATGACGACTTCAACATCCTGGCGCGGCGCATTTCTGAAGTGACCGCCGATGTTACAGAGGCGATGGCACAACTCTCGGGGTCCATCCGCCAAGCGCGCGAGGACATGAGCCAGCTTCAACATCTGACGCTCGGCATGCGGGACGAAATCGCCCGGGCCAGGATGGTGGCGATCGGAACCCCGTTCACCCGCTTCCGCCGAGCCGTTCGGGAGATGGCCCGCGCCACCGGAAAAGAAGTGACGTTGGTCACGTCGGGCGAGCATACGGAGGTGGATACCGGCATCGTCGAACGTTTGGTCGAACCGCTCGTGCACCTCGTCCGCAACGCGGTTTACCACGGCATCGAGCCGGCAGGAGTCCGCGTGGCCCAGTGCAAGCCCGCGGTCGGAACCGTCTATCTGCACGCCGCCCATCGCGGCAACGCCGTGGTTATCGAAGTCGAAGACGACGGAGCGGGGATTGACACGGACAAGGTCAAGGCCAAGGCCGTTGCCAAAGGACTCGTTTCTGCCGCGCTGGCGAAGACCATGCCGGATTCAGAGGCCATGAAGCTGATTTTTCTGCCCGGCTTCTCGACGGCCGACGAGGTGGGAGACCAGGCCGGACGGGGCGTCGGCCTCGATGCCGTCAAGAAAGTCATTGAAAGCATGAACGGCTTCGTTGAGATTGAAACGGCGAAAGGAGTCGGCACCAAGTTCACCCTGAGCCTTCCGCTCACGTTGCTGATCGCCACAGCCTTGATTGTGCGGGCCGGCACCCAACGGTACGCCATCCCACTGCCGAGCGTCCGAGAGGTCACCATCCCCACCGACAACACACTGCAACGGATTGCGTCGGATTGGGTCTTGCACGCCGGCAATGAAGCGATTCCTGTCCAGTCGCTGACGCACGCCTTAAGCGGCATTCCCGCGGAGGTGCCGGAGCTGTCGCCGATCGTCATTGTCCGGGCGCCCACCGGCTCGCTCGGTCTGGCCGTCGATGAGTTGTTGGGCCGGCAGGAAATCGTCGTCAAATCACTCGGCTCGCTCAAGGTTCTCGAACGATCCAGTTTTGGAGGCGCCTCGATCGACCCCGAAGGCCGCGTGATCTTGGTCGTCGATGTCACCAGACTTGGGCAAGGGGACCGAGTCGCAGCGCTCTCCGCCGTAGAAGCGGCCGACCCGCCTCAACTCAGCGACCAGGGATCGCTCTCCGGTGCGGCTGCCCAGGAAGAGGCCCCTACCGGTCCTGCCATTCTCTTGATCGACGATTCGCTCAGCATCCGCAAGTTCGTCGCCCGCATGTTGGAGAATGCCGGGTATGCCGTCGATACCGCGGTGGACGGGGAGGACGGCCTGCGCAAGGCCGCCGCCAACCGCTATCGCCTGGTTATTACGGATTTGGAGATGCCGAAACTCAACGGATACGAAGTGATCCAAGCGCTTCGAGGTCGGGCTCAATCCCAGACGCTCCCGATCGTGGTGATGACGACCAGAGCCGGCGACAAGCATCGCCAACTGGCGCTGAACATCGGCGCCAGCGGGTATATCGCCAAGCCCGTTGAAGAACGGGCGCTGATCGCTGAAGTAGAGCGCTGGTTGCAACTGCCCCAGTCGATGCGAACGTGA
- the lpxD gene encoding UDP-3-O-(3-hydroxymyristoyl)glucosamine N-acyltransferase: MAIPSPAISLADIAEFVQGRIEGDPARVIRGVASLQEAGPTDLSYIAQDRFLSQTRESRAAAFIVAHRFAEVPQPQIVVQNPAYAFARVVQQWFVPAYRARGIASDLVKGSEVRIGADASIWSSVTLGDRVTIGARVTLYPGVFIGEETEIGDDCVLYPNVVVRERCTIGRRVVIHSGTVIGSDGFGYVQHDGRHHKVPQIGGVVLEDDVELGANVTVDRATFGMTRIRRGTKVDNLVQIAHNVEIGEDTIVVAQVGIAGSTRVGSHVMIGGQAGLADHLQIADRVLIAARSGVNRSVTSDQIVSGAPAMPHEQALKAQALIPHLPEMRQRLRELQKRVETLERAGVVRTGRAKKVR, translated from the coding sequence GTGGCGATTCCCTCCCCTGCCATTTCACTCGCGGACATTGCCGAGTTTGTTCAGGGGCGGATCGAAGGCGATCCTGCCCGGGTCATTCGTGGCGTCGCGAGCTTGCAAGAGGCCGGACCGACGGACCTCAGTTATATCGCGCAGGATCGGTTCCTCTCACAGACCCGGGAAAGCCGGGCGGCGGCCTTCATCGTGGCCCATCGGTTTGCGGAGGTCCCGCAGCCGCAAATCGTGGTGCAGAATCCCGCCTATGCCTTTGCCCGCGTCGTGCAACAGTGGTTTGTGCCCGCCTACCGGGCGCGCGGCATTGCATCGGACCTGGTCAAGGGCTCGGAAGTCCGCATCGGCGCCGATGCATCGATCTGGTCCTCGGTGACATTGGGCGATCGGGTGACGATCGGGGCCAGAGTGACCCTGTACCCGGGCGTGTTCATTGGCGAGGAGACCGAGATCGGCGACGACTGCGTCCTCTATCCGAACGTGGTCGTGCGCGAGCGCTGTACCATCGGGCGCCGGGTGGTGATCCACAGCGGGACCGTGATCGGCAGCGACGGGTTCGGGTATGTGCAGCACGACGGGCGCCATCACAAGGTCCCACAAATCGGCGGGGTCGTACTCGAAGATGACGTTGAACTCGGCGCCAACGTCACGGTCGACCGGGCGACCTTCGGCATGACGCGGATTCGCCGCGGGACCAAGGTGGATAATCTGGTGCAGATCGCGCACAACGTCGAGATCGGCGAGGATACGATTGTCGTGGCGCAGGTCGGGATCGCCGGCAGCACGCGCGTGGGGAGCCACGTCATGATTGGCGGCCAGGCCGGGTTGGCCGACCATCTTCAGATCGCGGACCGGGTGTTGATCGCGGCGCGCTCCGGCGTGAACCGCAGCGTGACCTCGGACCAGATCGTTTCGGGAGCCCCCGCCATGCCGCATGAACAGGCCCTCAAGGCGCAGGCGCTGATCCCCCACCTGCCTGAGATGCGGCAACGGTTGCGCGAATTGCAGAAGCGAGTCGAAACTCTCGAGCGGGCAGGAGTGGTTCGCACCGGACGGGCCAAGAAGGTCCGCTGA